CCATGTCCATTCCATGAAGGGGAACTCCGAAACACTGATCTGACCGAGGTCTTTTTCGATCCACGAGCCGGTTCCCCCGGCGCGTACCCTGAGACCTGAACCGGAACTGTCATTGATGATGCTGTAATCAGTATAGGCTTTCTGTTTTTTGGGGAGAACCTGTATCCAGTCTTCGGGGAGCCTGTCGGATGATAACTGTGAAAAATCCACAATCGTAATGGTATCTTCCCGGGCTGTAATAATCGGTGGAAACAGGACGATGCCAAGAAAACCGATAAAAGGAACGAGATATCTCATTATGAAAAAGGATTGAAATGCAGTCGAATTTACTCTTGGTGTGGCTGTTCCATGTATGTGGTTCTTCATGAAATCTTCCTTCACTGGTATATAGAGATTTCTTTCAGGGATTGAATATTTGTTTTTTTCTGTACTTTATTCTTTCAGAACGATTGCCTGTTATTGTATATTGAGTATGGAACGCAGTGAGTCGATACATAAAATTAATTTTGGTTTTGGAATTACTGTTTCCATGGTTTTTTTAAAATAGAAGTTCGGAAACGATATGTCCAGTAAATATGTCTGACAATACTAAAATCTTCACTATTCGTTTTCATTTGATACAGGAAATCGTTTTTTCCGTTTTCATTTGGATATAAAAATTTGAAATTCGGTAATATTTTTGCATTTTTTTACGCTGATTATTGTATAATAGAAGTTACTATAGTATATTACAAGTTCAATCCGGATCGGTTTTCTCATTTACTCATTCATTTGAGTGAGTATAACGGGTAAACAACTGATTTTAATTTATTAATGAAATCCCGTGAACAGCAAGGATTGAGGCATGAATACACGTGGTATGAGTCAGACACCTCAAATCGATCAGGAAATTCTGAATCGAATTGTCCGCGAGGTATTTGAGAGAATCAATTCCGCCACCCCGTCGCAGGGAGTGTCGGGGGAGGCACAGGGAAAGGCACAGGGGCTCTCGATAAATCCCAAGAGGATACCTGTCGGGGTCTCTGTCCGGCATGTTCATCTTTCCAGAGAACACCTTGAAAAACTGTTCGGCCCCGGTGCCGAGCTCCATCATATGAGGGAACTCTATCAGCCCGGAACACATGCAGAACAGGAGACAGTGGCGCTCATCGGTCCCAAGACACGGCTCCTTGAGCGGGTGAGAATTCTCGGTCCCCTGAGGGACAGAACGCAGGTGGAGCTCGCGAAGACGGACGCGATTTTTCTGGGTATCGATGCACCCCTGAGATTGTCGGGGGATCTCGCAGGGTCGGCGCCCATCACTGTTATCGGCCCCAAGGGAGTG
This window of the bacterium genome carries:
- a CDS encoding phosphate propanoyltransferase, encoding MNTRGMSQTPQIDQEILNRIVREVFERINSATPSQGVSGEAQGKAQGLSINPKRIPVGVSVRHVHLSREHLEKLFGPGAELHHMRELYQPGTHAEQETVALIGPKTRLLERVRILGPLRDRTQVELAKTDAIFLGIDAPLRLSGDLAGSAPITVIGPKGVVELSEGCIRAMRHVHMNSQEAELFGLKDGDIVKLRVGGPSGVTFENVVIRINDKTRLEVHLDTDEGNVADINCGQEVEIIKD